In Aphelocoma coerulescens isolate FSJ_1873_10779 chromosome 3, UR_Acoe_1.0, whole genome shotgun sequence, a single window of DNA contains:
- the DEGS1 gene encoding sphingolipid delta(4)-desaturase DES1: MGNTVAREDFEWVYTDQPHADRRKEILAKHPEIKALMKPDYNLIWVVVLMVLAQLTAFYLVKDLDWKWVVFWAYVFGSCISHSMTLAIHEISHNSAFGNSKAMWNRWFGIFANLPLGLPYSISFKRYHMDHHRYLGGDGIDVDIPTNFEGWFFCTRFRKFIWIVLQPFFYAIRPLCINPKPITRLEIINLLAQLAFDVVIYYLWGVKSIFYMLAGSVLGLGLHPISGHFIAEHYMFLKGHETYSYYGPLNLLTFNVGYHNEHHDFPNIPGKSLPLVKKIAAEYYDNLPQYNSWIKVLYDFVMDDTISPYSRMKRQLKGEVKQD; this comes from the exons ATGGGGAATACTGTGGCTAGAGAGGATTTCGAATGGGTCTACACGGACCAGCCCCACGCCGACCGCCGCAAGGAAATCCTGG CTAAACATCCAGAGATAAAAGCACTGATGAAGCCAGACTACAACCTGATCTGGGTGGTTGTGCTGATGGTTCTGGCACAGTTGACTGCATTCTATCTGGTTAAAGACTTGGATTGGAAATGGGTGGTCTTTTGGGCTTACGTTTTTGGAAGCTGTATTAGCCACTCCATGACTCTGGCTATTCATGAGATCTCTCACAATAGTGCCTTTGGCAACAGCAAAGCCATGTGGAATCGATGGTTTGGAATATTTGCCAACCTCCCTCTTGGTCTCCCCTACTCCATATCCTTCAAGAGATACCACATGGATCATCATCGTTACTTAGGCGGTGACGGCATCGACGTGGACATTCCTACCAACTTTGAAGGCTGGTTTTTCTGCACCCGTTTTAGGAAGTTCATATGGATTGTTCTTCAGCCTTTTTTCTATGCCATTAGACCACTCTGCATCAATCCTAAACCCATCACTCGACTTGAAATAATCAATTTGTTGGCTCAGCTTGCCTTTGATGTCGTGATATATTATTTATGGGGCGTCAAATCAATTTTTTACATGCTTGCTGGTTCAGTACTTGGTCTTGGGTTGCACCCAATTTCAGGACATTTCATAGCTGAACATTACATGTTTTTAAAAGGACATGAGACCTATTCCTACTATGGGCCACTTAATTTGCTCACTTTTAATGTTGGTTATCACAACGAACATCATGACTTCCCCAATATTCCTGGCAAGAGCCTTCCACTG GTGAAGAAAATAGCAGCTGAATACTATGACAACCTGCCCCAATATAACTCTTGGATAAAAGTACTGTATGACTTCGTGATGGATGACACAATCAGCCCATATTCACGCATGAAAAGGCAATTAAAGGGTGAAGTGAAGCAAGATTAA